In one Brassica oleracea var. oleracea cultivar TO1000 chromosome C9, BOL, whole genome shotgun sequence genomic region, the following are encoded:
- the LOC106312932 gene encoding protein RTF2 homolog yields the protein MHNRRQILVKSPYHQQSVALQLDPTQSVLTLSNLTSLLEPTHRRSSLSDFSVSLDGKPLNASTRIQVSNLPPVSMLALHPRLLGGGGDGGATGAESRDCYLKMYAEKKPDKVDPNEQRLSKWLNCALSNEPLAEPCVVDLLGNLFNKEALVNALLTKKLPKQFSYIKGLKDMVNIKLTHVAGGDGLSGDTTSAQFQCPVSGLEFNGKYKFFALRGCGHVMSAKALKEVKSSSCLVCHADVKDCDKIVINGTEEEVSLLREKMEEEKAKVREKKGGSKKSKKGVAVVADASVKVAKRQMDDVNVNGNGVSVKKFKAGDAVPVNATKEVYASLFTSSKKKSDFRETYSCRSLPLGRN from the coding sequence ATGCACAACCGTCGCCAGATCCTCGTTAAATCCCCTTACCATCAACAGTCCGTGGCTCTTCAATTGGATCCTACGCAATCCGTATTAACTCTTTCAAATCTCACTTCCTTGCTCGAACCCACGCATCGTAGATCATCGCTATCTGATTTCTCCGTCTCTCTCGATGGAAAGCCTCTGAACGCCTCCACACGGATCCAAGTATCCAACCTCCCTCCCGTCTCCATGCTCGCTCTCCACCCTCGTCTCCTCGGAGGCGGAGGAGACGGCGGCGCGACGGGAGCAGAGTCGCGCGATTGCTACCTCAAGATGTACGCGGAGAAGAAGCCTGACAAGGTCGACCCCAACGAGCAGAGGCTATCAAAGTGGCTGAACTGCGCCTTGTCTAACGAGCCTTTGGCTGAGCCCTGCGTGGTTGATCTCCTCGGGAACTTGTTTAACAAAGAAGCTTTGGTGAACGCGTTGTTGACTAAGAAGTTGCCTAAGCAGTTCTCTTACATCAAGGGTCTGAAGGATATGGTGAATATCAAGCTCACGCATGTGGCTGGGGGTGATGGTTTGTCGGGAGATACGACCAGCGCTCAGTTTCAGTGTCCGGTCTCGGGGCTTGAGTTTAATGGGAAGTACAAGTTTTTCGCTTTGAGGGGGTGTGGGCATGTGATGAGCGCCAAGGCGTTGAAGGAAGTGAAGTCTTCGTCGTGTTTGGTGTGTCACGCGGATGTTAAGGATTGTGATAAGATTGTGATAAACGGTACGGAGGAGGAGGTGAGCTTGTTGAGGGAGAAGATGGAGGAGGAGAAGGCGAAGGTGAGAGAGAAGAAAGGTGGCTCGAAGAAGAGCAAGAAAGGCGTTGCTGTGGTGGCTGATGCAAGTGTGAAGGTGGCGAAGAGACAGATGGATGATGTGAATGTGAATGGTAATGGCGTTAGTGTGAAGAAGTTCAAGGCAGGGGATGCAGTGCCGGTTAATGCTACAAAGGAAGTCTATGCTTCTCTCTTTACTTCCTCCAAGAAGAAGTCTGATTTCAGGGAGACTTACTCTTGCAGGTCACTGCCTCTGGGAAGGAACTGA
- the LOC106315026 gene encoding uncharacterized protein LOC106315026, with amino-acid sequence MAMQDECNPYVHQFRSACDRFDTNPDQTFHMRITSSREKDGRTYDTPTASKVAALIPGDFNLDMDKRDIVLQEKQTGWLKRISEIHPAYLALQYPLIFTYGEDGFRLGIQKRETDATPKLKRKALSMRQWYAFRLQERENECHTILHSRRLFQQFLVDGYTTIEANRLFYLRMNQKSLRSDSYETIQQAENSGKTDMHDQGSRFVLPASFTGGARYMKNMYLDAMAICKYFGFPDYFITFTCNPKWPEITRHLQPRKLTAEDRPEILSRIFKIKLESLMTDLTDKQLLGKTSSAMYTIEFQKRGLPHAHILLFMHPYSKIRTNDDIDKIISAEIPDKENDSELYEVVKDMMIHGPCGAVNLNSPCMENGQCSKQYPKTHVEKTYVNKEGFPVYRRRKEGNGFIEKKGFKCDNTHDRVTVAVEPPDNGSSKENNSVPADVSAPNSETCTNAASKEDSKNEIKDFFNCRYVSASEGGWRIFQFPIHYRSTPVERIQFHLPGKQIIVFKDDDTYEKVTSRKLIENTMFLGWFELCKVSEVARTLTLAEVPTMFTWNKKEKKFHD; translated from the exons ATGGCTATGCAAGACGAGTGCAACCCCTATGTCCATCAATTTAGATCAGCATGTGATCGATTTGACACTAATCCTGACCAGACATTTCATATGCGTATCACTAGTAGTCGAGAGAAAGATGGAAGAACATATGATACTCCTACCGCATCTAAAGTAGCTGCACTAATTCCTGGAGATTTCAATTTGGACATGGATAAAAGGGATATTGTGTTGCAAGAGAAACAGACGGGATGGCTTAAGAGGATTAGTGAAATTCACCCTGCTTATCTGGCTCTTCAATATCCTCTGATCTTTACATATGGTGAAGATGGGTTCAGACTTGGGATTCAAAAGAGAGAAACGGACGCAACACCAAAGTTAAAGAGGAAGGCACTCAGCATGAGACAATGGTATGCGTTTCGCTTACAAGAAAGAGAGAATGAGTGTCATACTATTCTCCATTCGAGAAGATTGTTTCAGCAATTTTTGGTCGATGGTTATACAACAATTGAGGCGAACAGGCTGTTTTACCTTAGAATGAACCAGAAAAGTCTCAGATCGGACAGCTATGAAACTATCCAACAAGCTGAAAACTCGGGCAAAACAGATATGCATGACCAAGGAAGTCGATTTGTGCTACCAGCATCCTTTACGGGAGGAGCAAGATACATGAAGAATATGTATTTAGATGCCATGGCTATCTGTAAATATTTTGGGTTTCCTGACTACTTTATAACATTTACTTGCAATCCTAAATGGCCGGAGATCACCAGGCATCTACAACCCAGAAAGCTTACTGCTGAAGATAGGCCAGAGATTCTCTCCAGAATCTTTAAAATCAAATTGGAATCTCTTATGACAGATTTAACAGATAAACAACTTTTGGGGAAGACATCTTCGG CAATGTATACGATTGAATTCCAGAAACGTGGCCTACCCCATGCACACATTCTGTTATTCATGCATCCTTATTCCAAGATTAGAACAAACGATGACATTGACAAAATCATCTCAGCAGAAATTCCAGATAAAGAAAACGACTCAGAGCTTTATGAAGTGGTTAAGGACATGATGATCCATGGTCCTTGTGGAGCTGTTAATTTGAACTCTCCATGCATGGAGAATGGGCAATGTTCGAAGCAGTATCCTAAGACTCATGTTGAAAAAACATATGTGAACAAGGAAGGATTTCCAGTTTATAGAAGAAGGAAAGAGGGGAATGGATTTATAGAGAAAAAAGGATTCAAGTGTGACAACACCCAT GATCGTGTTACTGTTGCTGTTGAACCTCCGGATAATGGTTCGTCGAAAGAAAATAATTCTGTACCAGCAG ATGTGAGTGCGCCTAATTCTGAGACTTGCACAAATGCAGCTTCAAAAGAAGATAGTAAAAATGAGATCAAAGACTTTTTTAACTGCAG ATATGTATCTGCAAGTGAAGGTGGATGGAGGATCTTTCAGTTCCCAATACATTATAGATCAACTCCAGTTGAGAGAATACAATTCCACCTACCAGGAAAACAGATCATTGTTTTTAAGGATGATGACACATACGAAAAAGTGACCAGCCGAAAGCTCATTGAAAATACTATGTTTCTGGGCTGGTTCGAATTGTGCAAGGTTAGTGAAGTTGCTCGGACTCTGACTTTAGCTGAGGTTCCAACAATGTTTACTTGGAATAAAAAGGAGAAGAAGTTTCATGATTGA
- the LOC106314008 gene encoding exonuclease 3'-5' domain-containing protein 2-like: MDQSRDMVWLCQKCQKIALEAGERYKKTMSSRCEVSQSSHQKMVEAKEYVNIRRAAAALLDRPTIPESRREEYMEIVERHYGRSNLSREDLEGVRKIGLMSCKEEKNETSVEKQIIDNLLKNSGEDGVKRFCEEWKQQFVNDLHPTNLPSEWGM, encoded by the exons ATGGATCAGTCTCGTGATATGGTGTGGCTGTGTCAAAAGTGTCAGAAAATTGCTCTAGAAGCTGGAGAGCGTTACAAGAAAACAATGAGTTCAAGATGTGAAGTCTCCCAATCTTCTCATCAGAAAATGGTTGAAGCTAAAGAATATGTAAATATTCGAAGAGCTGCAGCAGCGCTTTTGGATAGGCCGACCATTCCAGAATCTCGCCGTGAGGAATACATGGAG ATCGTAGAGAGGCATTATGGCCGAAGCAACCTTTCGCGCGAGGATTTGGAAGGAGTTCGAAAGATTGGGTTGATGAGTTGTAAGGAAGAAAAAAATGAAACAAGTGTAGAAAAACAGATCATTGATAATCTGTTAAAGAACTCCGGAGAAGATGGAGTTAAAAGGTTTTGTGAAGAATGGAAGCAACAGTTCGTGAACGATCTTCATCCTACAAATTTACCTAGTGAGTGGGGCATGTAA
- the LOC106317184 gene encoding transcription factor bHLH82-like: MREREAKKEDKTEEMENGNGEGKGEFINQNNNDYFLDSMSMLSSLPPCWDSSLPPPHPPPPQSLLHALTVDTSFPDQFHHPQESGGPSQDGLQAQGTVSTTSAPVARQKPRVRARRGQATDPHSIAERLRRERIAERMKSLQELVPNTNKTDKASMLDEIIEYVRFLQLQVKVLSVSRLGGARAAGGPGFNGLTSEAGGRLNALSGPSNGVNGKGNGTGSSSESLRSTEQRVAKLMEEDMGSAMQYLQGKGLCLMPISLATAISSTSNHSRGALFNPSSNVVAAEEANVAVASASAAAAPEASTSMEDDVSASKA, encoded by the exons ATGCGTGAGAGGGAAGCAAAGAAAGAAGACAAGACAGAAGAGATGGAGAATGGTAATGGAGAAGGAAAGGGAGAGTTCATAAACCAAAACAATAATGACTATTTCCTCGACTCCATGTCAATGCTCTCTTCTCTTCCTCCTTGTTGGGACTCTTCTCTTCCCCCTCCTCATCCTCCACCACCACAATCTCTCCTCCACGCTCTCACCGTCGACACCTCTTTCCCCGACCAGTTCCATCACCCTCAG GAGTCAGGTGGTCCAAGCCAAGATGGCTTGCAGGCACAAGGGACAGTCTCTACCACGAGCGCACCTGTGGCTCGTCAGAAGCCAAGGGTCCGAGCTAGGAGAGGCCAAGCCACTGATCCTCACAGTATCGCCGAGCGG TTGAGAAGAGAACGTATTGCTGAGAGAATGAAATCTCTTCAAGAACTAGTTCCCAACACCAACAAG ACAGATAAAGCATCAATGCTGGACGAGATCATAGAGTATGTTAGGTTCCTTCAGCTTCAAGTCAAAGTACTAAGCGTGAGCAGATTGGGTGGTGCGAGGGCCGCTGGTGGCCCAGGCTTCAATGGTCTCACCTCCGAG GCAGGAGGACGTCTCAACGCCCTATCTGGACCTAGCAATGGCGTAAACGGGAAGGGAAACGGAACAGGATCATCCAGTGAGAGCCTAAGGTCAACAGAACAGAGAGTTGCAAAACTGATGGAAGAAGACATGGGATCTGCAATGCAGTACCTTCAAGGAAAGGGGCTTTGTTTAATGCCCATCTCCCTCGCAACTGCAATATCATCTACCTCTAATCATTCTCGTGGGGCTCTCTTTAACCCCAGCTCAAATGTAGTTGCGGCTGAGGAGGCAAATGTAGCCGTCGCATCAGCATCAGCTGCAGCTGCACCTGAAGCCTCCACTAGTATGGAGGATGATGTATCTGCCTCCAAGGCATGA